From the Theobroma cacao cultivar B97-61/B2 chromosome 2, Criollo_cocoa_genome_V2, whole genome shotgun sequence genome, one window contains:
- the LOC18610489 gene encoding protein TWIN LOV 1 isoform X2: MDSKLRLIQQSLNTRYSEWIREALDDLPDNFTITDPSISGHPIVFASRGFLKMSRYSREEVIGQNGKIFQGPKTNPRTVMEIREAIREERGVEVSLLNYRKDGTPFWMLFHMRPVFGKEDGRVIHFVAVQVPISTKQRRNGGVSLSEDGSGLNEVVFGSCRKEVDSDSLLELRRVLSLDSGSKVLDIEETCKASDFEERRAATAFNNILSVLTHCSELTGRLVCGKRCSVPGAGYVSSSLNISLGRIKQSFVLIDPHLPDMPIVYASDAFLRLTGYDRHEVLGHNFRVLNGVDTDTSTLHQIKESIQTEQACTEGQKLILELSSLISCS; the protein is encoded by the exons ATGGATTCAAAGTTGCGTTTAATCCAACAATCTCTCAACACCCGTTACTCCGAATGGATCCGCGAAGCTCTCGATGATTTACCAGACAATTTCACCATCACGGATCCTTCGATTTCAGGCCACCCAATCGTTTTCGCCAGCCGCGGCTTCTTGAAAATGTCGCGTTACTCACGAGAAGAAGTGATTGGGCAAAATGGGAAGATATTTCAGGGGCCGAAAACTAATCCAAGGACGGTGATGGAAATAAGGGAAGCGATTCGAGAAGAGAGGGGTGTTGAGGTCAGTTTGTTGAATTACCGTAAAGATGGTACGCCGTTTTGGATGTTGTTTCATATGAGACCGGTTTTTGGGAAAGAAGACGGAAGGGTGATTCATTTCGTGGCGGTTCAGGTTCCGATTTCGACGAAACAGAGGAGGAACGGAGGGGTGAGTTTGAGTGAGGATGGGTCGGGTTTGAATGAGGTTGTGTTTGGGTCTTGTAGGAAGGAAGTTGATTCCGATTCTTTGCTGGAATTGCGTCGCGTTTTGTCCTTGGATTCGGGTAGTAAAG TATTAGATATCGAAGAGACATGCAAGGCAAGTGATTTTGAGGAGCGAAGGGCTGCAACGGCATTTAACAATATCTTGTCTGTGCTAACCCACTGTAGTGAGTTGACCGGCAGATTGGTCTGTGGGAAGAGATGCAGTGTACCTGGGGCAGGCTACGTTAGTTCATCACTAAATATATCACTTGGTAGAATCAAACAAAGCTTTGTACT AATTGATCCACATTTACCTGACATGCCTATAGTTTATGCAAGTGATGCGTTCTTAAGATTGACAG GCTATGATAGACATGAAGTGTTGGGGCATAATTTTAGAGTCTTGAATGGTGTTGATACAGATACTTCAACTCTACATCAG ATAAAGGAAAGCATTCAAACAGAACAAGCATGCACA